The following proteins come from a genomic window of Nostoc sp. TCL26-01:
- a CDS encoding cation:proton antiporter, translated as MEHILPVLALEPASQVLGQEPIVPFAILLIVILVVPILFERLRLPGIVGLVFAGLILGSSGWNLLPAASPMMRLLSDIGLIYLMFVAGLEVDIELVRRRSNRALGFGGFSFSIPFVIGTFIGRIFNFGGNTSILLGSLLAAHTLVAYPIINRLGVVSNAAITSTIGATVFTNVSTLLVSTICVAISPTGVFNVAQILTLFGWLIIYTAVILVGIDWAGKEFFRRSGDDEGNKFLFVILSVFLAAVVAQFIGIEKILGAFLVGLAVNEAVGEGPVKEKVVFIGNVLFIPIFFVNLGLLIYLPSLINNFYILKLSFLIVVALIGSKFIAAWLAKFVYGYSWQEMLIIWSLSIPKVTTTLAITFVGYRTGLLSLAVLTSVVILMLVTAILGPLLTNRTAVALTSTQVTEPATLTLSPQQVRETHDSDFTIVVAVYNPQTQQYLVEMAALLARQAQGKIIPLAIAHAAAQMDAPQLESSVQRCERLLARATTQSQALGVETKPLLRIDDAFAPGISRAAREQQANLIVMGWGKRTGLRARLFGNVIDSVLWSSHCPVAVTRLVDSPNKIQRILVPIENLISPSLQPVQFAQMLAEANQAQVTVLNVCDRRTSSSKIASRRSQLSVMVSKLALPNPPEIQIIAHDNVAQAILQAARLYDLVVLPFIRNQTNPSGLAISDVTTQLARQLTCSIIMLGEPQHVQTDLITSEDSHSTAIVGNSQ; from the coding sequence ATGGAACACATATTACCAGTTCTTGCTCTAGAACCAGCTTCTCAAGTTCTTGGACAGGAACCTATTGTTCCTTTTGCAATTTTATTGATAGTCATTTTAGTTGTACCTATTCTGTTTGAGAGACTGAGATTACCAGGAATCGTTGGGTTAGTTTTTGCTGGGTTAATATTGGGGTCATCTGGTTGGAATCTCTTACCAGCAGCATCGCCAATGATGAGATTGCTATCAGATATTGGTTTAATTTATTTGATGTTTGTTGCCGGTTTAGAGGTTGATATTGAACTAGTACGGCGGCGCAGTAACCGTGCATTGGGTTTTGGTGGCTTTAGCTTTAGCATTCCTTTTGTTATCGGCACTTTTATTGGCAGAATTTTTAACTTTGGTGGGAATACTTCTATATTATTAGGCTCTTTACTCGCTGCTCATACCCTTGTGGCATACCCCATTATTAATCGTTTGGGAGTAGTCAGTAATGCAGCTATCACCAGTACAATTGGTGCTACAGTTTTTACCAATGTTAGCACATTATTAGTATCAACTATTTGTGTTGCCATATCACCAACTGGAGTATTTAATGTAGCCCAAATACTTACTCTATTTGGTTGGTTAATTATTTATACTGCTGTGATTTTAGTCGGGATTGATTGGGCTGGTAAAGAATTTTTTCGCCGTTCAGGAGACGACGAAGGAAATAAGTTTTTATTTGTGATTCTTTCCGTATTCCTGGCGGCTGTGGTAGCTCAATTTATCGGCATAGAGAAAATTTTAGGAGCATTTTTAGTAGGTTTAGCCGTCAATGAAGCTGTAGGGGAAGGGCCAGTTAAAGAAAAGGTAGTTTTCATTGGGAATGTTTTATTTATTCCGATTTTTTTCGTTAACTTGGGGTTGCTGATTTATCTACCTAGTTTAATTAATAATTTTTATATACTGAAGTTAAGTTTTTTAATTGTTGTCGCCTTAATTGGCAGCAAATTTATTGCTGCATGGTTAGCAAAATTTGTCTATGGCTACAGTTGGCAAGAAATGTTGATCATCTGGTCGTTATCCATCCCGAAAGTTACGACAACATTAGCCATAACTTTCGTCGGATATCGAACAGGTTTACTATCACTGGCAGTTTTAACTAGTGTCGTAATTTTAATGTTAGTAACTGCAATATTGGGGCCTTTACTAACTAATCGCACAGCTGTAGCTTTAACTTCTACCCAAGTGACAGAACCAGCGACTCTTACCTTATCCCCACAACAGGTAAGAGAAACCCATGATAGTGATTTTACTATTGTTGTCGCCGTTTATAATCCCCAGACTCAGCAATATTTAGTCGAGATGGCAGCATTACTGGCACGCCAAGCCCAGGGTAAAATTATCCCACTAGCGATCGCTCATGCAGCAGCGCAAATGGATGCACCCCAATTAGAATCCTCTGTACAAAGGTGTGAGCGTTTACTCGCCAGAGCCACAACCCAAAGTCAAGCTTTAGGTGTAGAAACAAAACCACTGCTACGAATTGATGATGCTTTTGCACCGGGAATTAGCAGGGCTGCTAGAGAACAACAGGCTAATTTAATCGTCATGGGTTGGGGTAAACGTACTGGCTTAAGGGCGCGATTATTCGGCAATGTCATTGACAGTGTACTTTGGTCTTCCCATTGTCCCGTAGCCGTGACACGTCTGGTAGATTCACCTAACAAAATTCAACGCATCTTAGTCCCAATAGAAAACTTAATCTCCCCAAGCTTACAGCCTGTGCAATTTGCCCAGATGTTAGCTGAAGCCAATCAAGCGCAAGTGACTGTATTAAATGTATGCGATCGCCGCACCAGTTCCAGTAAAATTGCCAGTAGGCGATCGCAACTGTCTGTGATGGTATCTAAGTTAGCTTTGCCAAATCCCCCAGAAATCCAAATTATTGCCCACGACAACGTCGCTCAAGCAATCTTGCAAGCCGCACGCCTATATGATTTAGTCGTTTTACCTTTTATACGCAATCAAACGAACCCAAGCGGATTAGCAATCAGTGATGTCACAACCCAACTAGCCAGACAACTCACCTGCTCCATTATCATGCTAGGCGAACCACAGCACGTACAAACAGACCTCATCACCTCAGAGGATTCTCATAGTACGGCCATAGTGGGGAATAGTCAATAG
- a CDS encoding UDP-glucuronic acid decarboxylase family protein, which yields MRILVTGGAGFIGSHLIDRLIPEGHEVVCLDNFYTGHKRNILKWINHPNFELIRHDITEPIRLEVDQIYHLACPASPVHYQYNPVKTVKTNVMGTLNMLGLAKRVKARFFLASTSEVYGDPEVHPQTEEYRGNVNPIGIRSCYDEGKRIAETLAFDYYRQNKVDIRVVRIFNTYGPRMLENDGRVVSNFIVQALRGTPLTVYGDGSQTRSFCYVSDLVEGFIRLMNSDYVGPVNLGNPGEYTILELAQAVQNLINPDAQIKFEPLPADDPRRRQPDITKAKTLLNWEPTIPLQEGLKLTIEDFRDRIKTAV from the coding sequence ATGAGAATTTTGGTGACTGGCGGTGCGGGGTTTATTGGTTCCCATCTAATTGACCGACTAATACCTGAAGGACATGAGGTAGTTTGCTTAGACAACTTCTATACAGGTCATAAACGCAACATCCTCAAATGGATAAATCATCCCAACTTTGAACTCATCCGCCATGACATCACCGAACCAATCCGGTTAGAAGTAGATCAAATTTATCATTTGGCTTGTCCAGCTTCCCCAGTACACTATCAGTACAACCCAGTCAAAACCGTTAAAACTAACGTTATGGGAACACTGAATATGCTAGGGCTAGCTAAACGTGTCAAAGCTAGATTTTTCTTAGCTTCAACTAGTGAAGTATACGGTGATCCGGAAGTTCATCCTCAAACAGAAGAGTATCGAGGTAACGTCAATCCTATCGGCATCCGTTCATGTTATGACGAAGGGAAAAGAATTGCCGAAACCCTGGCATTTGATTATTACAGACAAAATAAAGTCGATATTCGCGTTGTCCGCATATTTAACACCTACGGGCCAAGGATGTTAGAAAACGATGGGCGAGTAGTTAGTAATTTTATAGTTCAGGCTTTGAGAGGTACACCCTTAACTGTATACGGTGATGGTTCACAAACTCGCAGTTTTTGCTACGTTTCCGACTTAGTGGAAGGATTTATCCGCCTGATGAATAGCGACTATGTCGGGCCAGTGAATTTGGGAAATCCTGGTGAATACACGATTCTAGAATTAGCTCAAGCTGTGCAAAATTTGATTAATCCCGATGCACAGATCAAGTTCGAGCCGCTACCTGCTGACGATCCCCGTCGTCGTCAACCAGATATCACAAAAGCAAAAACCTTGTTAAATTGGGAACCTACCATTCCTCTGCAAGAGGGGTTAAAACTGACAATAGAAGATTTCCGCGATCGCATCAAAACTGCCGTCTAG
- a CDS encoding UDP-glucose/GDP-mannose dehydrogenase family protein has product MRVCVIGTGYVGLVTGACLAHIGHDVICIDNNEEKVKIMKAGQSPIFEPGLSEIMQSAIQNGKIEFSTDLAAGVAHGEILFIAVGTPPLPTGESDTRYVEAVARGIGANLNGGYKVIVNKSTVPIGSGDWVRMIVLDGIAERQKTLVTAGGGAVDDKLPELVPQFDVVSNPEFLREGSAVYDTFNPDRIVLGGNSPRAIAMMQELYAPIVERKFAENKSLPAVPILATDLSSAEMIKYAANAFLATKISFINEVANICDRVGADVTQVAKGIGLDSRIGNKFLQAGIGWGGSCFPKDVAALIHTADDYGYEAQLMKAAVSVNERQRLIALEKLQQVLKILKGKTVGLLGLTFKPDTDDLRDAPALNLIEQLNRLGAKVKAYDPIVSQTGMRHGLSGVLVETDAERLADGCDALVLVTEWQQFSTLDYVKMAQLMSHPVIIDGRNFLDPETMVRAGFQYVGVGR; this is encoded by the coding sequence ATGCGTGTTTGTGTAATAGGTACTGGTTACGTTGGCTTGGTTACAGGTGCTTGCTTGGCTCACATTGGACATGACGTTATTTGTATAGACAATAACGAGGAGAAAGTCAAAATCATGAAAGCCGGTCAGTCACCGATTTTTGAGCCGGGACTTTCCGAAATCATGCAGTCAGCTATCCAGAATGGGAAGATAGAGTTTAGCACAGATTTGGCAGCAGGAGTAGCCCACGGCGAAATCTTATTTATTGCTGTTGGTACACCGCCTTTACCCACCGGTGAAAGCGATACCCGTTATGTGGAAGCTGTGGCTCGTGGTATCGGTGCTAACCTCAATGGTGGTTATAAAGTAATTGTGAATAAATCTACAGTACCCATCGGTTCAGGTGATTGGGTACGGATGATTGTTCTCGATGGGATTGCAGAACGCCAAAAAACCCTCGTCACAGCCGGTGGTGGAGCTGTTGATGATAAACTACCTGAGCTTGTGCCTCAGTTTGATGTAGTTAGTAACCCAGAGTTTCTCCGCGAAGGTTCGGCTGTATACGATACCTTTAACCCCGACCGGATTGTTTTGGGAGGTAATAGCCCCAGAGCGATCGCCATGATGCAAGAATTATACGCCCCCATAGTCGAGCGTAAATTTGCGGAAAACAAATCTTTACCTGCTGTACCCATCTTGGCAACAGACCTGAGTTCAGCCGAGATGATCAAATACGCCGCTAACGCCTTCCTAGCAACAAAAATTAGCTTTATTAACGAAGTTGCTAACATATGCGATCGTGTTGGTGCTGACGTTACTCAAGTAGCCAAAGGTATTGGTTTAGACTCCCGCATCGGTAACAAGTTTTTACAAGCTGGTATCGGTTGGGGTGGTTCTTGTTTCCCCAAAGACGTAGCTGCACTAATTCACACCGCCGATGACTACGGCTACGAAGCCCAATTAATGAAAGCGGCTGTCAGCGTCAACGAACGTCAACGCCTCATTGCTCTAGAAAAACTCCAACAAGTCCTAAAAATCCTCAAAGGTAAAACAGTTGGTTTACTCGGTCTGACCTTCAAACCCGATACCGACGACTTACGCGATGCACCAGCCCTCAACCTCATTGAACAACTCAACCGACTAGGCGCTAAAGTTAAAGCCTACGACCCCATCGTTTCTCAAACGGGAATGCGTCATGGTCTATCTGGTGTACTAGTAGAAACCGATGCCGAACGCTTGGCTGATGGCTGCGATGCTCTCGTACTAGTCACCGAATGGCAACAGTTTAGCACCCTAGACTACGTGAAGATGGCACAACTGATGAGCCACCCCGTAATTATCGATGGTCGTAACTTCCTCGACCCCGAAACAATGGTACGAGCTGGATTCCAATATGTAGGTGTTGGTAGATAG
- a CDS encoding class I SAM-dependent methyltransferase: MNNKIINSELNSLIPPEIKNDEFYLALQKITSEEDIKTVLEIGSSSGDGSTEALVTGLKNNPNKPKLFCIELSKNRFKQLENKYINDDFVHPHNISSVPVESFPTVQEVIDFYQNTNNNLKKYPLERVLYWLQQDIEYVKNSGLSTNGIKKIKLENNIDSFDLVLIDGSEFTGSAELDEIYGAKYICLDDINTFKNNKNFLRLLNDSNYVLIESKLNVRNGYAIFKHKNVQLSVYRTINHVVTSIEGFMITGQEEYLFNKVKLLPEDAVIVEIGSFKGRSTVAMGYACIGTNRRIYAIDTWDGNDSDFSERQFFEVWQENIKVNRLEEYIFPLRGFSHDVLRNWYELTNNKTIDFIFIDGSHQYLDVLKDFEMSFPLVKNDGWIAFHDVVYTWPGSERAWHKTAKFFLVNHEYSSSLACGQKKLAATNLISALLPIHFFTIVLNGQPFIRYHIEVFKQLPFKWHWHIVEGVADLKHDTSWSAKLGGHISDEIHKNGRSHDSTTEYLDELLELYPDNITIYRKPKDVFWDGKREMVNAPLANIKEECLLWQIDVDELWTLEQICTARELFISNPDKTAAFYWCSYFVGEKLVISTRNCYAHNPQQEWLRTWRFKPGYIWAAHEPPTLVEPLPEGKYKNVATVNPFVHPVTEQHGLVFQHFAYVTPEQLRFKEKYYGYGNVVAQWNALQKTTKFPLLLKEYLPWVQDETQVDIAEHRGIIPIAQKESDSDSWRFLKPNEVQKQMTNINTPSPIIVVDGIFFQIQRSGIARVWTSLLEEWAKNEFAKHIIVINRAKTAPNIPGIKYIHVKHYDYNNTNLDREILQQICDEVGADLFISSYYTTPTTAPSVFMGYDMIPEVMEWDMNSPMWKEKHRAIKQASAYIAISENTARDLSKYFTDIPIDHVTIAHCGVKNTFSPAKPEYINIFRFRHGITKPYFLLVGIDGANKNSILFFQAFAKLANSYGFEIVCTGSSGILPPKLRAYTLGSAVHMLQLSDEELAIAYSGAVALVYPSKYEGFGMPIIEAMACGCPVITCPNSSIPEVAGEAAIYVKDDDVDGLANALCEVQKPSVRQSLITAGLAQAQKFSWSKMADIVSAALIDAANKKKSGVRILQP, translated from the coding sequence ATGAATAATAAAATTATAAATTCCGAACTAAATTCTTTAATTCCCCCTGAAATTAAAAATGATGAATTTTATCTTGCTCTTCAAAAAATTACTAGTGAGGAAGATATTAAAACAGTTTTAGAAATCGGTTCATCTTCTGGGGATGGAAGCACTGAAGCATTAGTTACAGGATTGAAGAATAACCCAAACAAGCCAAAACTATTTTGTATAGAATTATCAAAAAACAGATTTAAACAGTTGGAAAATAAATACATAAATGATGATTTTGTACATCCTCATAATATATCATCTGTCCCTGTAGAAAGTTTTCCTACTGTACAAGAAGTTATTGATTTCTATCAGAACACAAATAATAATTTAAAAAAATATCCATTAGAGCGTGTTCTCTATTGGCTACAACAAGATATTGAATATGTAAAGAATTCTGGACTATCTACCAATGGCATTAAGAAAATTAAGCTAGAAAATAACATTGATAGTTTTGATCTAGTCTTAATCGATGGATCAGAATTTACTGGTAGTGCTGAATTAGATGAAATATATGGAGCAAAATATATTTGTTTAGATGATATCAATACATTTAAGAACAATAAAAATTTCTTACGTTTATTGAATGATTCTAATTATGTTCTTATTGAATCTAAGCTAAACGTTCGTAATGGCTACGCTATCTTTAAACACAAAAATGTTCAGCTATCTGTTTATCGAACTATTAATCATGTTGTTACCTCTATAGAAGGCTTCATGATTACTGGACAAGAAGAATACCTTTTTAATAAAGTAAAATTACTTCCAGAAGATGCTGTAATTGTAGAAATTGGTTCTTTTAAAGGTCGCTCAACAGTTGCTATGGGCTATGCTTGCATAGGAACTAATCGCAGAATTTATGCCATTGATACATGGGACGGAAATGACTCTGATTTTTCTGAACGCCAGTTTTTTGAAGTTTGGCAGGAAAACATTAAAGTAAATAGACTTGAAGAATATATCTTCCCGTTACGTGGTTTCTCACATGATGTATTGAGAAACTGGTATGAATTAACAAATAATAAAACTATTGATTTTATTTTTATTGATGGTTCTCATCAGTATTTAGATGTTCTCAAAGATTTTGAAATGTCATTTCCACTAGTTAAAAATGATGGTTGGATAGCATTTCATGATGTTGTGTATACTTGGCCTGGTTCAGAACGTGCTTGGCATAAAACAGCAAAATTCTTTCTTGTTAATCATGAATATTCTTCAAGTCTTGCGTGTGGACAAAAAAAATTAGCTGCCACCAATCTTATATCAGCATTGCTACCAATTCACTTTTTCACTATAGTTCTAAATGGACAACCATTTATCCGTTATCACATTGAAGTTTTTAAGCAACTACCTTTCAAATGGCATTGGCATATTGTTGAAGGTGTAGCAGATTTAAAACATGATACTAGTTGGAGTGCGAAACTGGGTGGACACATCAGTGATGAAATTCATAAAAATGGTCGTAGTCATGACAGTACTACAGAATATCTAGATGAATTACTGGAACTTTATCCAGATAACATCACAATTTACCGTAAACCAAAAGATGTTTTCTGGGATGGAAAACGGGAAATGGTAAATGCACCACTTGCTAATATTAAAGAAGAATGTTTGTTATGGCAAATTGATGTAGATGAACTGTGGACATTAGAACAGATTTGTACTGCTAGGGAATTATTTATAAGTAATCCAGATAAAACTGCTGCTTTTTATTGGTGTTCGTATTTTGTAGGTGAAAAACTAGTCATTAGTACTCGTAACTGTTATGCACACAATCCTCAACAAGAATGGTTAAGAACATGGCGATTTAAACCAGGATATATTTGGGCAGCACATGAGCCTCCCACATTAGTAGAACCTTTACCAGAAGGTAAATATAAAAATGTTGCTACTGTAAATCCTTTTGTACATCCAGTAACGGAACAACATGGATTAGTGTTTCAGCATTTTGCTTATGTAACACCAGAGCAATTAAGATTTAAAGAAAAATATTATGGTTACGGTAATGTTGTTGCTCAATGGAATGCTTTACAAAAAACAACTAAATTTCCACTTTTGTTGAAAGAATATTTACCTTGGGTGCAAGATGAAACTCAAGTAGATATTGCTGAACATAGAGGCATAATTCCAATTGCTCAAAAAGAAAGCGATAGTGATAGTTGGCGGTTTCTAAAGCCAAATGAAGTACAAAAACAGATGACTAATATTAACACACCATCACCCATAATTGTTGTCGATGGTATATTCTTTCAAATCCAGCGAAGTGGTATTGCCCGTGTTTGGACATCTTTATTAGAAGAGTGGGCAAAAAACGAGTTTGCAAAGCATATTATTGTAATTAATCGTGCAAAAACTGCACCTAATATTCCTGGTATTAAATACATTCATGTAAAACATTATGATTACAATAATACTAATCTAGATCGAGAAATATTACAGCAGATATGTGATGAAGTAGGTGCAGATTTATTTATTTCTTCTTACTACACTACTCCCACTACAGCACCTTCTGTATTCATGGGATATGACATGATACCAGAGGTTATGGAATGGGATATGAATAGTCCTATGTGGAAAGAGAAGCATCGAGCTATTAAACAAGCATCAGCTTACATAGCAATTTCAGAAAATACTGCTCGTGACTTGAGCAAATATTTCACAGATATACCAATAGATCATGTAACCATAGCTCATTGTGGTGTAAAAAACACTTTTTCACCAGCTAAACCTGAATATATTAATATTTTTAGGTTTAGGCATGGTATTACTAAACCCTACTTTTTGTTAGTTGGTATTGATGGTGCTAATAAAAATAGCATTTTATTTTTCCAAGCTTTTGCAAAACTTGCCAATAGCTATGGGTTTGAGATTGTTTGTACAGGAAGTAGTGGAATTTTACCACCGAAACTTCGAGCTTATACATTAGGTAGTGCTGTACATATGTTGCAACTTAGTGATGAAGAGTTAGCGATCGCTTACTCTGGTGCAGTAGCCTTAGTATATCCTTCTAAATATGAAGGTTTTGGGATGCCTATCATTGAAGCAATGGCTTGTGGTTGTCCTGTAATTACCTGTCCAAATTCCTCTATTCCAGAAGTAGCAGGGGAAGCTGCAATATATGTTAAAGATGATGATGTGGATGGATTAGCAAATGCTCTTTGTGAAGTACAAAAGCCTAGTGTTCGTCAATCATTAATTACAGCAGGTTTAGCACAAGCACAAAAGTTCTCTTGGTCAAAAATGGCAGATATTGTCAGTGCTGCTTTGATTGATGCTGCTAATAAAAAGAAGTCAGGAGTCAGAATACTCCAACCATAA
- a CDS encoding efflux RND transporter permease subunit, whose protein sequence is MNISEIFIRRPVMTVLVMVGILIFGLMSYRMLPVSDLPNVDFPSIQVTANLPGANPETMASSVATPLEQQFSSIAGLSSMNSTSALGSTQITLQFDLSRQIDGAAQDVQAAISKAAKQLPTNMPSPPSYRKVNPADQPILYISLNSEILPLATVDKYAETLLAQRLSMVDGVAQVQVYGSQKYAVRIQLDPESLSAKGIGVDEVAEAVAQGNVNLPTGTLYGAKQNFTIQANGQLNDAASYRSLVVSYRDGAPIQLGELGQVLDSVENDKVASWFFPEKAQKTQKLSSGVRAIVLAIQKQPGTNTVAVVNDIQKILPSFREQIPAAVNMDILYDRSQAIRESVDDVQFTLLLTIALVVLVIFLFLRNLSATIIPSLAVPLSLVATFGVMLLLGFSLDNLSLMALTLSVGFVVDDAVVMLENIVRHMEMGESRLEAALNGSKEIGFTILSMTISLVAVFIPILFMSGILGRLFREFAVTISVAILVSGVISLSLTPMLCSRFLRPPQHGEEHENQNNWTTRLYNLSESFFDKLLGGYDRTLKLSLKYHRTTMVISGAILLATVYLFMVVPKGFIPSADVGQITANIQASEDISFNEMVKHQQAVAAIAYQDPNIAAVNSSVGAGGPNASANAGRIFLKLKPRDERPLSADEIVQELRPKLARIPGIKVFLQNPPAINIGGQQTKAQYQFTLQSPNVQELYQYAPTLENKLRALSDLQDVNSDLQIKNPQLQVTINRDLASSLGLTANQIETALSNAYGTRQVSTIYASDSQYQVIMGVEPKYQQNANSLDLLSIHSPNGQLVPLNAVANITKDVGPLTVNHTGQLASVTISFNLKPGVSLGSVTDKITQLARQTLPASISTGFQGSAQAFQSSIQGLGLLLLVAIFVIYIVLGILYENFIHPLTILSSLPSAGFGALLTLLLFHVDLNIYAFVGIILLIGIVKKNGIMMVDFAIIARQQGKSPYDAIYEACLVRFRPIMMTTMAALMGTLPIALGLGAGADTRRPLGLAVVGGLLFSQFLTLYLTPVFYTYMESLQTYLQKRNWRKQSKADSPAV, encoded by the coding sequence ATGAACATTTCCGAAATATTCATCCGTCGCCCAGTGATGACGGTGTTAGTCATGGTGGGGATTTTGATCTTTGGGCTGATGAGTTATCGAATGTTGCCAGTCAGCGACTTGCCCAATGTGGATTTCCCTAGTATTCAGGTGACAGCTAATTTACCGGGGGCTAATCCAGAGACGATGGCATCTTCCGTCGCTACCCCTTTAGAACAGCAGTTTTCCAGTATTGCCGGGTTAAGTTCGATGAACTCGACTAGCGCCTTGGGTAGTACACAAATCACGTTGCAATTTGATTTGAGTCGGCAGATAGATGGTGCAGCCCAGGATGTGCAAGCGGCAATATCTAAGGCAGCAAAGCAATTGCCCACCAATATGCCCAGCCCCCCATCCTATCGCAAGGTGAATCCAGCAGATCAGCCAATCTTGTACATATCGCTCAACTCAGAGATTTTGCCCCTAGCAACTGTAGATAAATACGCTGAAACACTCTTGGCACAACGCTTGTCAATGGTGGATGGAGTTGCTCAGGTGCAAGTCTACGGTTCCCAAAAGTATGCAGTGCGGATTCAATTAGATCCAGAATCCTTAAGTGCCAAAGGTATCGGTGTTGATGAAGTGGCAGAAGCTGTTGCTCAAGGTAATGTCAATCTACCTACAGGCACACTTTATGGAGCCAAGCAGAATTTTACAATTCAAGCCAACGGACAATTAAATGATGCGGCTAGCTACCGTTCTTTGGTGGTGAGTTATCGAGATGGTGCGCCTATACAGCTTGGGGAACTGGGACAGGTGCTAGATAGTGTGGAAAATGACAAAGTGGCAAGTTGGTTTTTTCCCGAAAAGGCACAGAAGACACAAAAGCTGAGTTCTGGTGTGAGAGCGATCGTTTTAGCAATTCAGAAGCAACCGGGAACTAATACTGTCGCTGTCGTCAATGATATTCAGAAAATTTTACCCAGCTTTCGGGAGCAAATTCCCGCAGCTGTGAACATGGATATTTTGTATGACCGATCGCAAGCCATTCGAGAATCGGTGGATGATGTCCAGTTTACCCTGTTGCTGACGATCGCCTTGGTTGTACTCGTCATATTTTTATTCCTCCGCAACCTTTCGGCAACGATTATCCCCAGTTTGGCAGTCCCTTTATCCTTGGTAGCGACTTTTGGCGTAATGCTACTGTTGGGTTTCTCCCTGGATAATTTGTCTTTAATGGCGTTGACTCTTTCCGTCGGCTTTGTGGTGGATGATGCTGTCGTCATGCTAGAAAATATCGTCCGTCACATGGAGATGGGGGAAAGTCGGTTGGAAGCGGCTTTAAATGGTTCAAAGGAGATTGGCTTCACAATTTTATCGATGACTATCTCTCTAGTCGCCGTCTTTATCCCCATACTATTCATGAGTGGGATTTTGGGAAGACTTTTCCGGGAGTTCGCCGTGACCATTAGTGTCGCCATTTTAGTATCCGGGGTAATATCTCTGAGTTTGACACCAATGCTGTGTTCCCGCTTCTTGCGTCCACCCCAACACGGAGAAGAACACGAGAACCAAAACAATTGGACAACTCGCCTCTACAACTTGTCAGAAAGCTTCTTTGATAAATTACTCGGTGGCTACGATCGCACTTTAAAACTATCACTCAAGTATCATCGGACAACGATGGTAATTTCCGGGGCAATTTTGCTGGCGACGGTGTATTTATTTATGGTTGTGCCGAAAGGGTTCATTCCCAGTGCAGATGTCGGACAAATTACTGCCAACATCCAAGCATCCGAAGATATCTCCTTTAATGAAATGGTAAAACATCAACAAGCAGTTGCGGCGATCGCTTATCAAGATCCCAATATTGCTGCTGTTAACTCTAGTGTTGGCGCTGGAGGGCCAAATGCTTCTGCTAACGCTGGCAGAATTTTCCTCAAACTCAAACCCCGTGATGAACGCCCCCTGAGTGCAGATGAAATTGTCCAAGAACTACGCCCCAAATTAGCACGCATTCCCGGAATCAAAGTTTTCTTACAAAATCCCCCAGCCATTAACATCGGCGGACAACAAACTAAAGCCCAGTATCAATTTACTCTCCAAAGTCCCAATGTGCAGGAGCTTTACCAATACGCCCCCACTTTAGAAAATAAACTCCGCGCCCTATCAGACTTGCAAGATGTCAACAGTGACTTACAAATCAAAAATCCCCAACTGCAAGTAACAATCAACCGTGATTTAGCATCATCTTTGGGTTTAACCGCCAATCAAATTGAAACCGCCCTCAGTAATGCCTATGGGACTCGCCAAGTTTCCACCATCTATGCCTCTGATAGTCAATATCAGGTGATCATGGGTGTAGAACCAAAATATCAACAAAATGCTAATTCCTTAGATTTGCTCTCAATTCATTCTCCCAATGGGCAATTAGTCCCCCTCAACGCCGTAGCAAATATCACTAAAGATGTGGGGCCGTTAACAGTCAACCACACAGGACAACTAGCTTCTGTCACTATCTCCTTTAACTTAAAACCAGGAGTCTCACTAGGTAGCGTCACCGATAAAATTACACAACTTGCCCGGCAAACACTACCCGCCAGCATCAGTACAGGCTTCCAAGGTTCAGCTCAAGCTTTCCAATCTTCAATTCAAGGTTTAGGACTGTTGCTACTCGTTGCCATCTTTGTCATCTATATTGTCTTAGGTATTCTCTACGAAAACTTTATTCATCCCCTAACTATCCTCTCCAGCTTACCTTCTGCTGGTTTCGGCGCATTGCTGACGCTGTTATTATTCCATGTTGATCTGAATATCTACGCCTTCGTTGGTATCATCCTTTTAATTGGCATTGTCAAGAAAAACGGCATCATGATGGTTGACTTTGCCATTATTGCCCGTCAACAAGGCAAAAGTCCCTATGATGCTATTTACGAAGCTTGTTTAGTCCGATTCCGTCCCATTATGATGACAACAATGGCAGCTTTGATGGGAACATTACCAATAGCACTTGGTTTAGGTGCTGGTGCAGACACCCGTCGTCCCCTCGGTTTAGCAGTTGTTGGCGGGTTACTATTCTCTCAATTTCTCACACTGTATTTAACACCTGTTTTCTACACCTACATGGAGTCATTGCAAACATATCTACAAAAACGCAATTGGCGCAAACAGTCAAAAGCTGATTCTCCGGCTGTTTAA